GAAGTAAAAATAACTGAACTGCTTAACTGAACTGCTTAAGTGTTCGGAATACAATTTTCCTTTTTTTCTTAAATATTCTATAACTGATCATTTTCCGAATTTTATCTCATCATTTTCCATTAGCAGTCTCAGGTCTTCCAGGCTTAACCTGCCTGATTTATTGAATTTGTCTTTGGCTGCCACATGTTTTTCTTCCTGTTTTCTCTCGTCCCTTAAAAGCTGGATATCTTTCATCCTATCCAGGTATATATCAAGTTCTGCCCTGGTTTCAGATACTGATTTCTTTGCAGCATCGATCTTTTCTTTCATCGGCTTGGTAACTTCATATATCTCGACAAGGCGTTTATGATATTCATCTGCCCTGCTTCTGATCTCATCGACCTCATCATAGATATTACGCATTGCCTCATGGTTTTCCTGTGATTCGGCAGCCATGTCCTGAATTAACGCATTAACGGAATCAAAGTCCTGGTGGAACTCGCCTACCTTGCCAAATATCTCACCGATCTCACCATGTATCTTATTTGCTTTACGTATGGCTTGTACCCGTTCACCCAGTTCATGAAGCCTCTTGAACAGTGACTGTTCATATTCCAGTGATATGTCAGCAGATGAAAACTTTTCAAGTTCAGACCGATAGGCATTAGAAAGAGATTCAAGCCGCCCCCTGGCAACATTGTTCAGGCTGTCCCTTGCAGCTTTCAATTCCCCTATCTTATTGGTATAACCACTCCTGCGGTCCCTAACCTCTTCCCTTTGTAGTTTAAGTTCTGCTATCTTCTTATTGACCTCATCACGTCGCTGCCTGTACCCACTCGTAGAATCCCTGAGCACTTTTGCCTGATCATGAAGTTCGTCCCGTTTCTTCCTCAGGTCTTTTGCACCCTTATTGTGAAGGTTCATCTCATAGTAATGGTTTTTAATCTCACGTTCCTTATGGTCAATATGCTGCCTGAGCACATTTACCTTGTTTTTGATCTCTCCTTCAGAAAGGCCGGATACATCGATCATTGTTGCTCCTCTCCTTCAGAAATGCCAGGTCCGTCAATCATTGTTGACCCCTCATGCCCCACATTTTCCCAGTATCCCAGGGCTTCCTTGTGAAGAGCGGTCCTGCGCGTAAGCCAGGCCAACCTTGCCTCCTGGTCTTCAACTTCCTGTTTCAGTGCAATTGATTCCTTTCTGTGCTCATCAGGAGCATTCAGCATTTCATCAAGTTCACTTCTGGCTGCTTTTGCTGTCTCCAGAATATCAAGGATGGAGGATACAGTGGCCTGCTGTACCATATCATTGTCAGGAACAGTCTCGATAATTTGTTTAAGCAATAACCTTATGTCATCGATATGACCGCACTCCTCACTTGAAGAAAGATTTGCATTTTGAAGCTTGTTCTCGATATTCCCGATCTCATTTTCCAGGTACTGTGTCTTCTCCTTATCGCTGATTGTCTCAAGAAGTCTCAAACGCAGTTTACCAGCCTGATAATATAACTGGTGGCGTTTTTCCTTTAATACAACAAGGCGCGTTTCAAGGGCTTCCAGTTCTTTACTTACCCGATTGTATTCAGAGCGGCCGGAATT
This ANME-2 cluster archaeon DNA region includes the following protein-coding sequences:
- a CDS encoding phosphoserine phosphatase, with protein sequence MIDVSGLSEGEIKNKVNVLRQHIDHKEREIKNHYYEMNLHNKGAKDLRKKRDELHDQAKVLRDSTSGYRQRRDEVNKKIAELKLQREEVRDRRSGYTNKIGELKAARDSLNNVARGRLESLSNAYRSELEKFSSADISLEYEQSLFKRLHELGERVQAIRKANKIHGEIGEIFGKVGEFHQDFDSVNALIQDMAAESQENHEAMRNIYDEVDEIRSRADEYHKRLVEIYEVTKPMKEKIDAAKKSVSETRAELDIYLDRMKDIQLLRDERKQEEKHVAAKDKFNKSGRLSLEDLRLLMENDEIKFGK